GAGAACCTGTCGCCGCCTCCTACGGTCGCGGTGATCCTGTGTGACCCCGTCGTCTCGAATGTGTGTTTGAACTCGACGCTCGTCTCCCCCGAGATGCTCTTTGAGATCTTCTGCTCGCCGTCGACGCTAACTGTGAGACTCGCTCCGCCTTTTTTTAGCCCTGTCCCCGTTACACGCGCTAAGAACCGGTTCTCGACTCCAACACTCGTCTTCGCGGGACCATGTAGACGCACAGCCCTCTCTGTCTGGGTCTGGGAGGATGTCAGATTCACGGCGTTGATGGTGGCGTTTACGCTCCTCGCGACCGACGCCGCCTGTTCGAGACTCCTTCCCGAGGTGACCCTTCCATCGGATACGAGGAGGAGGCTCCCGTTCTGTTCGAGGTTCGAGAGGACGGCGTCACCTATCCTTGAGTCGTTCCCCGAGCCTACTGTGACAGTCTCGACCGGAACGCCGTTCGACTCTATCCTCCCAGCGAGATCTGTCGCGAGTGAGTCTGCACCCGTGACATCCATGCTGTTCGATCCGTCGACGAGCATCTTGACACGCGGGTCTCCGGGTGTCTCCTTCGTCTGGACGGCGTAGGGCTGTGCGGCACCTAAGACGAGTAGAGCGACTATCACCAGACGTGAGACGAAGACTGCCGTGCGTCTGCGTCGGCTCGCTCCTTCTATGCTCCCTCTCCAGAAGAAGACGTAGACGAGGACGAGGGCGAGCACGGGTATGCCCACGAGTGCCACAGGATTCTCCAATCCGTAACCCGCGAACTCAACCCCCGACGTCAGACGTCGTACGAGACCACCTAAGCCGCCGATCTCGCTCACATCTACGTCGGGAACCGTCTGTGCCACGAAGCCTGAGCCTGAGACTGACATCAGATATCACCTCTGTACTTCATGTATCCGACCTCAGAGAGGACGACCAGTAGTGCCAAGAGAGCTACATACGGCGTCAGGTTCACCGGGACTTCCTCTGTCGTCGTCCCCGTCGAACGCGCCGCCACCGACGACTCCTCTATCGGCTTAGCCTTGACGTCCGACTCAGTCGAGTCGAGGAGGTTGGCGGCTATGTCGTTCTCTCCGACCGAGTAGAACCCCACCTCGTCGAAGACTAGAGTTCCCGTCGTCGTAGTCCCCGTCGGCGTGTTGACAGTCTGTGTGTCAGAGAAGGTGAGGCTGTCACCTGTCCTGACGTTCATCGACGACAGACGTTCACGTCCCGAGAGACGGTAGACGACGCGTTTCCAGAAGACGGGGTAGAGATAGTTGAACTTGAACTCGGACGACTTTTCCATGAAGCCGTAGTAGAGTTTTCTTCCCGAGACCGCTATCAGGGGCGAGCCGTCGGATGTGTTGACTATCGCGGTTCCTTCTTTGAGGCTCGCTTTGAGGTATCTGTCGGGCGACGAGAATTCTATGCCCGCGACGAGAGGATCGTCGGAGACGACACGTGCCGAGCCACCCGACTGTACGCCGTCGGTCGAGACAGGCAGGAGGTCTCCGTACCCCACTCTCGACAGACCTTCCTGTGCCTGTATAACGACGCCTCCGCCGTTCTCTATTGTTTCACGCCCCTTCTGTACTGTCCCCTGGAGTAGCCTGTCGGGGTTGACATTCGAGTAGACGACTATGTCGTAGCTTCCGGGTACCGAAGCCGGCGGGTTCTTCACTGTCAGACTCACCTCTTCCATCACCGAGAGCGCGGTCGAGAGGTAGGTGTTCTCGTCGTTAGTGACGAGAAGGACGTCTACCGTCGACTTCGAGGGTCCCGAGATGTAGGCGGTGTCGTCGGTGGGAAATGAGTCGCCGGGAGAGAGTCTGACCCTCGACCTACCTGTCGGTATCTCGAACTGAACAGTCTCAGAAGACCCGGGTCCGAGAGTCACCGACTCCTGTGAACCTCCGAGAGTCACCGATCTCTGTTGCTCCGACTCTCCGAAGTTGGTGACTGTGACCGAGACGGTGTTCCTGTCGTATGCCATATCCGTTATACCGACGTTCGAGTCGCCCCCTCCGTTGTACTGGTTTAGTGAGACGGGGATATCGCTCGCACGTGCCTTCTCGACCTCGATCTCCCACTCCGTCGTACCCGAGAAGTCGCTGTATACTAAGACGCGCGAGTCGTCGCTCGCTACGGATGCGGCGCGCGAGACCGCGTCGGCTAGATTACCCTGTGTGTCGGAGACGCTCAACGATTCGAGAGCACTAC
This is a stretch of genomic DNA from Candidatus Afararchaeum irisae. It encodes these proteins:
- a CDS encoding VWA domain-containing protein, yielding MAISDFFLNPLGLAGLASLIPLIILYIIKPDPRRLRIPTMEFLSEQTDEGGTNPVIERLRRNLMLLLQILALILISLSLASPYVETTATAETGNTVIVIDASASMATQTGDGTRFEKAVADAKSEVTSTTSVIVSGGPSGSILTEGSAEEARSALESLSVSDTQGNLADAVSRAASVASDDSRVLVYSDFSGTTEWEIEVEKARASDIPVSLNQYNGGGDSNVGITDMAYDRNTVSVTVTNFGESEQQRSVTLGGSQESVTLGPGSSETVQFEIPTGRSRVRLSPGDSFPTDDTAYISGPSKSTVDVLLVTNDENTYLSTALSVMEEVSLTVKNPPASVPGSYDIVVYSNVNPDRLLQGTVQKGRETIENGGGVVIQAQEGLSRVGYGDLLPVSTDGVQSGGSARVVSDDPLVAGIEFSSPDRYLKASLKEGTAIVNTSDGSPLIAVSGRKLYYGFMEKSSEFKFNYLYPVFWKRVVYRLSGRERLSSMNVRTGDSLTFSDTQTVNTPTGTTTTGTLVFDEVGFYSVGENDIAANLLDSTESDVKAKPIEESSVAARSTGTTTEEVPVNLTPYVALLALLVVLSEVGYMKYRGDI